Proteins co-encoded in one Salvia splendens isolate huo1 chromosome 4, SspV2, whole genome shotgun sequence genomic window:
- the LOC121799270 gene encoding CBL-interacting protein kinase 2-like, producing MDNKGGVLMQRYEFGKLLGQGTFAKVYHARDVKNGESVAIKVIDKEKIVKVGMVEQIKREISVMKLVRHPNVVQLYEVMATKGKIYFVMEHVRGGELFNKVTKGKMKEDAARKLFQQLISAVDFCHSRGVYHRDLKPENLLLDEHGNLKISDFGLSALAETRQQDGLLHTMCGTPAYVAPEVISRRGYDGAKADIWSCGVILFVLLSGHLPFQDSNLMEMYRKIGKAEFKYPNWIPPDARRLISKILCPNPNTRISISKIMENSWFRKGLKSRSLKHAAADPSGCTNNTKKAILDIDTKSEPVNLNAFEIISLSAGFDLSGLFEGAEQKKEIKFTSNKTAKIITSKLEEVATRLKLKMMKKDGGRLKFEGSREGRKGALSIDAEIFEVAPNFHLVEMKKANGDTLEFQKVVKKEMRPSLKDIVWTWQGEEPSPPHQTGQAEFQTCQDSQA from the coding sequence ATGGATAATAAAGGAGGTGTCTTGATGCAAAGGTATGAGTTTGGGAAGTTGCTCGGGCAAGGTACCTTTGCGAAGGTCTACCACGCGAGGGATGTCAAGAACGGTGAAAGTGTGGCCATTAAAGTGATTGACAAAGAGAAGATTGTCAAGGTTGGGATGGTGGAACAGATCAAGAGAGAGATTTCTGTGATGAAACTTGTTAGGCATCCGAACGTTGTGCAGCTTTACGAGGTTATGGCCACCAAGGGGAAGATCTATTTCGTAATGGAGCATGTAAGAGGAGGCGAGCTTTTCAACAAGGTGACGAAGGGGAAGATGAAAGAGGATGCTGCGAGGAAACTTTTTCAACAGCTGATCAGTGCTGTTGATTTCTGCCATAGTAGGGGTGTTTATCACCGGGATCTGAAGCCTGAGAACTTACTGCTGGATGAACACGGGAACTTGAAAATCTCTGACTTTGGATTGAGTGCTCTAGCGGAAACAAGGCAGCAAGACGGGCTGCTTCACACAATGTGTGGAACACCTGCCTACGTTGCACCTGAGGTCATCAGCAGACGAGGGTATGATGGTGCAAAGGCCGACATATGGTCTTGTGGTGTGATCTTATTTGTGTTGCTATCCGGTCATCTTCCATTCCAGGATTCGAACTTGATGGAGATGTACAGGAAAATTGGCAAGGCGGAGTTCAAATATCCGAACTGGATCCCACCTGATGCGCGTAGGCTGATTTCCAAGATTTTGTGTCCAAATCCGAACACAAGGATCTCCATATCCAAGATCATGGAGAATTCTTGGTTTCGTAAAGGTCTGAAATCAAGATCCTTGAAACACGCTGCTGCTGACCCAAGCGGATGCACCAACAACACGAAAAAAGCAATTCTTGATATAGACACGAAGTCTGAACCCGTGAATCTGAATGCCTTTGAAATAATCTCCCTCTCGGCTGGATTCGACCTCTCTGGCTTGTTCGAGGGCGCTGAGCAGAAGAAAGAGATCAAGTTCACGTCCAACAAGACAGCCAAGATCATCACCTCGAAGCTAGAGGAAGTAGCCACGCGTCTGAAGCTGAAGATGATGAAGAAGGATGGAGGACGTCTCAAATTTGAAGGATCGAGGGAAGGGAGAAAAGGGGCGCTGTCCATTGATGCAGAGATCTTTGAGGTTGCCCCGAACTTTCATTTGGTCGAAATGAAGAAGGCGAACGGAGACACGTTGGAGTTTCAGAAGGTGGTGAAGAAAGAGATGAGGCCATCTCTGAAGGATATTGTTTGGACATGGCAAGGGGAGGAGCCTTCACCACCACACCAAACTGGGCAAGCAGAGTTTCAGACATGTCAAGATTCACAAGCCtag
- the LOC121799269 gene encoding uncharacterized protein LOC121799269 isoform X2: MCILCVIQKWSRRIATMLPWLVIPLIGLWALSQLLPPAFRFEITSPRLACLLVLLVTLFWYEVLMPQLSAWRVRRNDRLRERKRFEAIERQKLRKTATRRCRNCLTAYRDQNPGGSKFMCSYCGHISKRPVLDLPVSPGMGNSGILKDLVGKGGKILNGKNWSDNGWICGQDWLENGNWVVGPFAGKSNRKRNGIGVGLFGGDDDHCLAEKSYSRVFIFACKILTAFLLSIMWIWRKIFRVSSSSDDTSSDSERRGMLDNQSENGGNGQESRGEKARRKAEEKRHARLEKELLEEEERKQREEVARLVEEQRRLRDEKLEAEKDRSKGSPRAKERDSRKESERKHQERRKEKDRGSSKSNSDVEELEKRVGKESDNNKRSDSDRRDQQRSTPESMKAHGTELGHGFKGAAAGSHNRGNAGTRYLDRMKGTFFSSSRAFTRGGFFGKNTNMPIVLRELKPSPLLENAQTVAYRKETVQPDQASGRPTVHVDDKGSNRPVLIEHQPSTAPKKSWQQLFARSPPVSAPSNTNVISRPTGNHKAEVQNTPFSGNPPPTKSVDNPIDFGLQSPFSLPSFPFESSTSSTVLPLSSEPIQPKRADKQHQFLLEETEIFEDPCYVPDPISLLGPVSESLDSFQLDLGFVDTGMEKPCAVKTKSAHSKVTKPSPIESPLSRSRVSEDSSNGLNGNGTWQMWNSSPLVQDGLGLVGGPINWHLHPEMNLLNKEDNMRHVPHKTMASLFKKDEQTSSGPHPPQHVLFGNSQNGGIINTSGPPISDGPWLPRTLFGQTSDNQAAMKPNGEMLQNGLIYGNTSGPPANHQFDVPASSCWTRDVFYRSES; encoded by the exons ATGTGTATACTTTGCGTGATTCAGAAGTGGTCGCGGAGGATTGCTACCATGTTGCCATGGCTAGTAATACCACTGATTGGGCTATGGGCTCTGTCGCAGCTCTTGCCTCCGGCGTTCCGATTTGAAATCACGTCGCCGAGGCTTGCTTGCTTGTTAGTACTGTTGGTAACACTTTTCTGGTACGAGGTTCTCATGCCTCAGTTGTCAGCGTGGAGGGTCAGGAGGAATGATAGGCTTAGGGAGAGGAAAAGGTTTGAGGCTATTGAAAGGCAAAAGTTGAGGAAGACTGCCACCCGGAGGTGTAGGAATTGCTTAACAGCGTATCGGGATCAGAATCCCGGTGGGAGCAAGTTCATGTGCTCTTATTGTGGCCATATTTCAAAGAGGCCGGTTCTGGATTTGCCTGTCTCTCCAGGAATGGGTAATTCAGGGATATTGAAGGATCTCGTTGGCAAAGGTGGGAAGATATTGAATGGGAAGAATTGGTCGGACAATGGGTGGATATGTGGGCAGGACTGGCTGGAGAACGGTAATTGGGTTGTGGGGCCTTTTGCGGGCAAGTCGAACCGGAAGAGGAATGGCATTGGTGTCGGCTTATTTGGAGGGGATGATGATCATTGTCTGGCTGAAAAATCTTATTCtcgtgtttttatttttgcttGCAAAATATTAACTGCTTTTTTATTGAGCATCATGTGGATTTGGAGAAAGATTTTTAGGGTTAGTTCATCCAGTGATGATACATCATCTGATTCAGAACGCAGAGGAATGCTCGATAATCAAAGCGAAAATGGAGGGAACGGTCAGGAGAGTAGAGGAGAGAAAGCTCGAAGAAAAGCTGAGGAGAAGAGGCATGCTAGATTAGAGAAGGAGCTACTGGAAGAGGAGGAAAGAAAGCAGCGCGAAGAGGTCGCAAGACTAGTTGAAGAACAGAGGAGATTACGAGATGAGAAACTGGAAGCTGAAAAAGATCGCAGTAAGGGGTCTCCCCGAGCTAAGGAAAGAGATAGTAGAAAAGAATCCGAAAGAAAGCACCAGGAAAGAAGGAAGGAGAAAGACAGAGGATCAAGTAAAAGCAACTCTGATGTTGAGGAGTTGGAGAAGCGAGTCGGCAAAGAAAGTGACAATAACAAGAGGAGTGACAGTGATAGACGGGACCAACAGAGAAGTACACCTGAAAGTATGAAAGCTCATGGTACAGAACTGGGGCATGGATTTAAGGGTGCTGCAGCAGGCAGTCATAACCGAGGGAATGCTGGAACAAGATATTTGGATCGCATGAAGGgcacatttttttcttcttctagaGCATTTACCAGAGGTGGTTTTTTTGGAAAGAATACTAACATGCCAATTGTTTTGAGAGAACTGAAACCAAGCCCATTGCTAGAAAATGCTCAAACTGTTGCATATAGAAAAGAAACAGTACAACCTGACCAGGCTTCTGGTAGACCAACTGTACATGTAGATGATAAGGGTTCTAACCGCCCG GTGCTCATTGAACATCAACCAAGTACAGCTCCTAAAAAGTCGTGGCAGCAACTATTTGCACGTTCACCACCTGTTAGTGCCCCCTCCAACACGAATGTTATAAGCAGACCAACCGGGAATCATAAAGCAGAAGTTCAGAACACCCCCTTTTCTGGTAACCCTCCCCCAACAAAATCAGTTGACAATCCTATCGATTTTGGGCTGCAGTCTCCGTTTAGTCTACCATCATTTCCCTTTGAATCGAGTACTAGCAGTACAGTTCTTCCATTATCTTCCGAACCTATTCAACCTAAAAGGGCAGATAAACAACATCAATTTCTGCTAGAGGAGACAGAGATCTTTGAAGACCCCTGTTATGTTCCAGATCCAATATCCTTGCTTGGACCAGTTTCTGAATCACTCGATAGCTTTCAGCTGGATCTGGGTTTTGTCGATACTGGAATGGAAAAACCATGTGCAGTGAAGACTAAATCTGCACATTCCAAAGTTACCAAGCCATCGCCAATAGAGTCTCCATTATCGCGGTCACGTGTTTCAGAGGATAGCTCCAATGGCTTAAATGGCAATGGCACCTGGCAGATGTGGAATAGCTCTCCTCTTGTTCAGGATGGTCTTGGTTTGGTTGGTGGGCCTATCAACTGGCATTTGCATCCAGAGATGAACTTGTTGAACAAGGAAGATAATATGCGTCATGTACCTCATAAAACTATGGCTTCACTGTTCAAGAAGGATGAACAAACCTCTTCTGGACCTCATCCTCCCCAGCATGTTCTATTTGGGAATTCTCAAAATGGTGGAATAATCAATACATCCGGGCCGCCAATTTCTGATGGTCCGTGGTTGCCAAGAACTTTATTTGGACAAACTTCTGATAATCAAGCTGCAATGAAGCCTAATGGGGAAATGCTTCAGAATGGCCTAATTTATGGAAATACTAGCGGACCTCCTGCTAACCATCAATTTGACGTTCCTGCTTCTAGTTGTTGGACTAG ggATGTCTTTTATAGGTCAGAGTCATGA
- the LOC121799269 gene encoding uncharacterized protein LOC121799269 isoform X1 produces MCILCVIQKWSRRIATMLPWLVIPLIGLWALSQLLPPAFRFEITSPRLACLLVLLVTLFWYEVLMPQLSAWRVRRNDRLRERKRFEAIERQKLRKTATRRCRNCLTAYRDQNPGGSKFMCSYCGHISKRPVLDLPVSPGMGNSGILKDLVGKGGKILNGKNWSDNGWICGQDWLENGNWVVGPFAGKSNRKRNGIGVGLFGGDDDHCLAEKSYSRVFIFACKILTAFLLSIMWIWRKIFRVSSSSDDTSSDSERRGMLDNQSENGGNGQESRGEKARRKAEEKRHARLEKELLEEEERKQREEVARLVEEQRRLRDEKLEAEKDRSKGSPRAKERDSRKESERKHQERRKEKDRGSSKSNSDVEELEKRVGKESDNNKRSDSDRRDQQRSTPESMKAHGTELGHGFKGAAAGSHNRGNAGTRYLDRMKGTFFSSSRAFTRGGFFGKNTNMPIVLRELKPSPLLENAQTVAYRKETVQPDQASGRPTVHVDDKGSNRPVLIEHQPSTAPKKSWQQLFARSPPVSAPSNTNVISRPTGNHKAEVQNTPFSGNPPPTKSVDNPIDFGLQSPFSLPSFPFESSTSSTVLPLSSEPIQPKRADKQHQFLLEETEIFEDPCYVPDPISLLGPVSESLDSFQLDLGFVDTGMEKPCAVKTKSAHSKVTKPSPIESPLSRSRVSEDSSNGLNGNGTWQMWNSSPLVQDGLGLVGGPINWHLHPEMNLLNKEDNMRHVPHKTMASLFKKDEQTSSGPHPPQHVLFGNSQNGGIINTSGPPISDGPWLPRTLFGQTSDNQAAMKPNGEMLQNGLIYGNTSGPPANHQFDVPASSCWTRKDWTVAGSRENVGSSPTNRPHIGGLYSPPDVQSLWSYE; encoded by the exons ATGTGTATACTTTGCGTGATTCAGAAGTGGTCGCGGAGGATTGCTACCATGTTGCCATGGCTAGTAATACCACTGATTGGGCTATGGGCTCTGTCGCAGCTCTTGCCTCCGGCGTTCCGATTTGAAATCACGTCGCCGAGGCTTGCTTGCTTGTTAGTACTGTTGGTAACACTTTTCTGGTACGAGGTTCTCATGCCTCAGTTGTCAGCGTGGAGGGTCAGGAGGAATGATAGGCTTAGGGAGAGGAAAAGGTTTGAGGCTATTGAAAGGCAAAAGTTGAGGAAGACTGCCACCCGGAGGTGTAGGAATTGCTTAACAGCGTATCGGGATCAGAATCCCGGTGGGAGCAAGTTCATGTGCTCTTATTGTGGCCATATTTCAAAGAGGCCGGTTCTGGATTTGCCTGTCTCTCCAGGAATGGGTAATTCAGGGATATTGAAGGATCTCGTTGGCAAAGGTGGGAAGATATTGAATGGGAAGAATTGGTCGGACAATGGGTGGATATGTGGGCAGGACTGGCTGGAGAACGGTAATTGGGTTGTGGGGCCTTTTGCGGGCAAGTCGAACCGGAAGAGGAATGGCATTGGTGTCGGCTTATTTGGAGGGGATGATGATCATTGTCTGGCTGAAAAATCTTATTCtcgtgtttttatttttgcttGCAAAATATTAACTGCTTTTTTATTGAGCATCATGTGGATTTGGAGAAAGATTTTTAGGGTTAGTTCATCCAGTGATGATACATCATCTGATTCAGAACGCAGAGGAATGCTCGATAATCAAAGCGAAAATGGAGGGAACGGTCAGGAGAGTAGAGGAGAGAAAGCTCGAAGAAAAGCTGAGGAGAAGAGGCATGCTAGATTAGAGAAGGAGCTACTGGAAGAGGAGGAAAGAAAGCAGCGCGAAGAGGTCGCAAGACTAGTTGAAGAACAGAGGAGATTACGAGATGAGAAACTGGAAGCTGAAAAAGATCGCAGTAAGGGGTCTCCCCGAGCTAAGGAAAGAGATAGTAGAAAAGAATCCGAAAGAAAGCACCAGGAAAGAAGGAAGGAGAAAGACAGAGGATCAAGTAAAAGCAACTCTGATGTTGAGGAGTTGGAGAAGCGAGTCGGCAAAGAAAGTGACAATAACAAGAGGAGTGACAGTGATAGACGGGACCAACAGAGAAGTACACCTGAAAGTATGAAAGCTCATGGTACAGAACTGGGGCATGGATTTAAGGGTGCTGCAGCAGGCAGTCATAACCGAGGGAATGCTGGAACAAGATATTTGGATCGCATGAAGGgcacatttttttcttcttctagaGCATTTACCAGAGGTGGTTTTTTTGGAAAGAATACTAACATGCCAATTGTTTTGAGAGAACTGAAACCAAGCCCATTGCTAGAAAATGCTCAAACTGTTGCATATAGAAAAGAAACAGTACAACCTGACCAGGCTTCTGGTAGACCAACTGTACATGTAGATGATAAGGGTTCTAACCGCCCG GTGCTCATTGAACATCAACCAAGTACAGCTCCTAAAAAGTCGTGGCAGCAACTATTTGCACGTTCACCACCTGTTAGTGCCCCCTCCAACACGAATGTTATAAGCAGACCAACCGGGAATCATAAAGCAGAAGTTCAGAACACCCCCTTTTCTGGTAACCCTCCCCCAACAAAATCAGTTGACAATCCTATCGATTTTGGGCTGCAGTCTCCGTTTAGTCTACCATCATTTCCCTTTGAATCGAGTACTAGCAGTACAGTTCTTCCATTATCTTCCGAACCTATTCAACCTAAAAGGGCAGATAAACAACATCAATTTCTGCTAGAGGAGACAGAGATCTTTGAAGACCCCTGTTATGTTCCAGATCCAATATCCTTGCTTGGACCAGTTTCTGAATCACTCGATAGCTTTCAGCTGGATCTGGGTTTTGTCGATACTGGAATGGAAAAACCATGTGCAGTGAAGACTAAATCTGCACATTCCAAAGTTACCAAGCCATCGCCAATAGAGTCTCCATTATCGCGGTCACGTGTTTCAGAGGATAGCTCCAATGGCTTAAATGGCAATGGCACCTGGCAGATGTGGAATAGCTCTCCTCTTGTTCAGGATGGTCTTGGTTTGGTTGGTGGGCCTATCAACTGGCATTTGCATCCAGAGATGAACTTGTTGAACAAGGAAGATAATATGCGTCATGTACCTCATAAAACTATGGCTTCACTGTTCAAGAAGGATGAACAAACCTCTTCTGGACCTCATCCTCCCCAGCATGTTCTATTTGGGAATTCTCAAAATGGTGGAATAATCAATACATCCGGGCCGCCAATTTCTGATGGTCCGTGGTTGCCAAGAACTTTATTTGGACAAACTTCTGATAATCAAGCTGCAATGAAGCCTAATGGGGAAATGCTTCAGAATGGCCTAATTTATGGAAATACTAGCGGACCTCCTGCTAACCATCAATTTGACGTTCCTGCTTCTAGTTGTTGGACTAG AAAAGACTGGACAGTGGCGGGTTCACGAGAAAATGTTGGAAGCTCTCCTACGAATAGGCCTCACATCGGAGGCCTCTACTCACCGCCGGATGTACAGTCTCTTTGGTCGTACGAGTAG